Proteins from a single region of Vanessa tameamea isolate UH-Manoa-2023 chromosome 23, ilVanTame1 primary haplotype, whole genome shotgun sequence:
- the Nox gene encoding NADPH oxidase 5 isoform X2 → MTSETENIYQNVTDNITISIDSSDGGKNDSEIEMADNNGCKNSKHGPCDKDTSKDLLGIPRQGHRMSFMEEENVKERIRLSLLKQCSAILKQGDERYNKESLHRAFQDEDLLERIFRLFDVERQDHLVQEDWIEFLKERLIEEKQLDFVEQVESVAYVLCGDGVITLDTFQLILKNKVVTNKLLRVIDIDGDGYITAEEIMEFISAVSSSSPRVGIDKASVDRLEQLFKQTAGDQKEITREQFQKIVVSKNPFFTERVFQIFDEDNSGTISHHEFIEAVHRFGRQTPEDKIRFLFKVYDLDGDGLIQHRELQHVMRACMHENGMQFSEQQLLELTGAMCEDARALTYEALRDLLRRHGGLLENLSISIDRWLVPTNPKPEPMSLYQRFLKMKPYQLSVPYFKNNYVYVTYLFLFFLVNLGLFIARIVEYWESNVFVMFARACGQCLNLTCMWVLVLMLRRCITALRVRGVGSALLDHHVYLHKLTGVLVVLYGLVHTVMHLCNFSLIVVNDPVINSQNYTISEWIFTTKPGLFGLCGGYANPTGVALCVALFGLSISSRPALRKGGCFEVFYFAHLLYIPFWILLIIHAPNFWKWFIVPGFIYLIERIMRLAWMRSERGKTYISSGALLPSRVTHVAVRRPPLFHFHAGDFVFVNVPAIAAYEWHPFTISSAPEQPDYIWLHIRGVGEWTNRLYAYFEEEQRRLNPSEEVHEKVTRSASGQSNRSRRRSSSSKKRSVDFSPLAYTNEAFTIEEETGNGFAALSPPPLTKRPSFLSPLKFLEKSRSMPDVRNGKKLGIQTLRDAARSESESAFPARALRRARALGAGRAPPALAHSFRYMRHKPAIIACPPPGAERRRSNESILSIARRRLSKSLSPDRDVESNDKPCAVETPPETIEEESALDYPVGKPLEIYLDGPYGAPSSHIFHAQHAVLIAAGIGVTPFASILQAIMYRYWRARATCPRCAHTFATELPHQGDMSLRKVDFFWINREQRSFEWFVSLLSQLEIEQAEAGGERFLEMHMYITSALQRCDMKAVGLQLALDLLHEKEKRDLITGLKTRTNAGRPNWDKVFQRLQEQRKGKVTVFYCGPPQLARVLRVKCDQFGFNFRKEVF, encoded by the exons GATCTATTGGAGAGAATATTTCGACTATTCGACGTGGAGAGACAAGACCACCTCGTGCAGGAGGACTGGATCGAGTTCTTGAAAGAAagattaat agaaGAAAAACAACTGGACTTCGTGGAGCAAGTGGAAAGTGTAGCGTACGTGCTCTGTGGGGACGGCGTGATTACACTTGACACCTTCCAGCTGATATTGAAGAACAAAGTg GTGACAAATAAACTGCTAAGAGTGATAGACATCGATGGTGACGGTTACATCACAGCTGAAGAAATTATGGAGTTTATCTCCGCAGTGTCTAGCAGCAG TCCACGAGTGGGCATCGACAAGGCGAGTGTGGATCGCTTGGAGCAGCTCTTCAAACAAACCGCAGGCGATCAGAAGGAGATCACGAGGGAACAGTTCCAGAAGATTGTTGTTTCAAAAAAT CCCTTCTTTACTGAACGTGTTTTCCAAATATTCGACGAAGACAACTCGGGGACCATTTCCCATCACGAGTTCATAGAAGCAGTTCACAGGTTCGGCAGGCAGACTCCCGAGGACAAGATACGATTCCTGTTCAAAGTTTACGATTTAGAtg GCGACGGGCTGATCCAGCACCGCGAGCTGCAGCACGTGATGCGCGCCTGCATGCACGAGAACGGCATGCAGTTCTCGGAGCAGCAGCTGCTGGAGCTGACGGGCGCCATGTGCGAGGACGCGCGCGCGCTCACGTACGAGGCGCTGCGCGACCTGCTGCGGCGCCACGGCGGCCTGCTCGAGAACCTCTCCATCAG CATAGATCGTTGGCTGGTCCCAACGAATCCAAAACCCGAGCCGATGTCTCTCTACCAAAGATTTTTGAAGATGAAGCCGTACCAGCTCTCGGTGCCGTACTTCAAAAATAACTACGTGTACGTCACGTATTTATTCCTGTTCTTTCTCGTCAACCTCGGCCTTTTCATCGCGAGGATTGTTGAATACTGGGAGTCTAATGTCTTCGTCATGTTCGCGAGAGCTTGCG GTCAGTGCCTGAATCTGACGTGCATGTGGGTGCTGGTGCTGATGCTGCGGCGCTGCATCACGGCGCTGCGCGTGCGCGGGGTGGGCTCGGCGCTGCTCGACCACCACGTGTACTTGCACAAGCTGACGGGCGTGCTCGTCGTGCTGTACGGGCTCGTGCACACCGTCATGCATCTCTGCAACTTCA GTCTAATAGTTGTGAATGACCCCGTCATCAACTCTCAGAATTACACAATATCGGAATGGATTTTCACAACCAAGCCGGGGTTGTTCGGCCTCTGCGGGGGCTACGCTAACCCTACAGGAGTCGCGTTGTGTGTGGCGCTATTTGGACTGTCTATCTCGTCTAGACCCGCTTTGAGGAAAGGGGGATGTTTTGAG GTGTTTTATTTCGCGCATTTGCTGTATATTCCTTTTTGGATCCTCCTCATAATTCACGCTCCTAACTTCTGGAAGTGGTTCATCGTGCCCGGGTTCATCTATCTCATCGAACGGATCATGAGATTGGCTTGGATGAG GTCGGAGCGCGGCAAGACGTACATCTCGTCGGGCGCGCTGCTGCCGTCGCGCGTGACGCACGTGGCCGTGCGCCGCCCCCCGCTGTTCCACTTCCACGCCGGAGACTTCGTGTTCGTCAACGTGCCCGCCATCGCCGCCTACGAGTGGCACCCCTTCACCATCAGCAGCGCGCCCGAGCAGCCCG ATTACATTTGGCTGCACATCCGAGGCGTCGGCGAGTGGACCAACCGCTTGTATGCTTATTTCGAGGAGGAGCAGCGTAGACTAAACCCCAGCGAGGAAGTACACGA AAAAGTTACTCGCAGCGCTTCGGGGCAAAGCAATCGCAGTAGAAGAAGAAGCTCCTCGAGTAAGAAGCGTTCCGTCGACTTCTCCCCTCTCGCATACACGAATGAGGCTTTCACCATTGAAGAAGAGACCGGGAATGGATTCGCTG CCTTATCGCCACCTCCTCTGACGAAACGTCCGTCGTTTCTGTCGCCGTTGAAGTTCCTGGAGAAGTCGCGTTCGATGCCAGACGTGCGCAACGGCAAGAAGCTGGGCATACAGAC GCTGCGCGACGCGGCGCGCTCGGAGTCGGAGAGCGCGTTCCCGGCGCGGGCGctgcggcgcgcgcgcgcgctcgGCGCCggccgcgcgccgcccgcgctcGCGCACAGCTTCCGCTACATGCGCCACAAGCCCGCCATCATCGCCTGCCCGCCGCCCGGCGCCGAGCGCCGCCGCTCCAACGAGAGCATCCTCAGCATCG CAAGACGTCGTTTGTCGAAGAGCCTGTCTCCGGATCGTGACGTCGAGTCGAACGATAAGCCCTGCGCTGTCGAGACACCGCCTGAAACTATCGAGGAGGAATCTGCCCTGGACTACCCAGTCGGAAAACCGCTAGAG ATATACCTGGACGGCCCGTACGGCGCGCCCTCCTCGCACATCTTCCACGCGCAGCACGCCGTGCTCATCGCGGCCGGCATCGGGGTCACGCCCTTCGCCTCCATCCTGCAGGCCATCATGTACCGCTACTGGCGAGCGCGCGCGACCTGCCCGCGCTGCGCGCACACCTTCGCCACCGAGCTGCCGCACCAGGGCGACATGAGCCTCCGGAAG GTGGACTTCTTCTGGATCAACCGCGAGCAGCGCTCGTTCGAGTGGTTCGTGTCGCTGCTGTCGCAGCTGGAGATCGAGCAGGCGGAGGCGGGCGGCGAGCGGTTCCTGGAGATGCACATGTACATCACGAGCGCGCTGCAGCGCTGCGACATGAAGGCGGTCGGCCTGCAGCTGGCGCTCGACCTGCTGCACGAGAAG GAAAAGCGTGACCTGATCACTGGCTTGAAGACCAGAACTAACGCGGGTCGTCCGAACTGGGACAAAGTATTCCAAAGGTTGCAGGAACAACGCAAGGGGAAGGTCACGGTTTTTTACTGCGGACCCCCCCAGCTGGCACGCGTGCTGAGAGTTAAATGTGATCAGTTTGGATTTAACTTTAGGAAGGAAGtgttttag
- the Nox gene encoding NADPH oxidase 5 isoform X1 produces MTSETENIYQNVTDNITISIDSSDGGKNDSEIEMADNNGCKNSKHGPCDKDTSKDLLGIPRQGHRMSFMEEENVKERIRLSLLKQCSAILKQGDERYNKESLHRAFQDEDLLERIFRLFDVERQDHLVQEDWIEFLKERLIEEKQLDFVEQVESVAYVLCGDGVITLDTFQLILKNKVVTNKLLRVIDIDGDGYITAEEIMEFISAVSSSSPRVGIDKASVDRLEQLFKQTAGDQKEITREQFQKIVVSKNPFFTERVFQIFDEDNSGTISHHEFIEAVHRFGRQTPEDKIRFLFKVYDLDGDGLIQHRELQHVMRACMHENGMQFSEQQLLELTGAMCEDARALTYEALRDLLRRHGGLLENLSISIDRWLVPTNPKPEPMSLYQRFLKMKPYQLSVPYFKNNYVYVTYLFLFFLVNLGLFIARIVEYWESNVFVMFARACGQCLNLTCMWVLVLMLRRCITALRVRGVGSALLDHHVYLHKLTGVLVVLYGLVHTVMHLCNFSLIVVNDPVINSQNYTISEWIFTTKPGLFGLCGGYANPTGVALCVALFGLSISSRPALRKGGCFEVFYFAHLLYIPFWILLIIHAPNFWKWFIVPGFIYLIERIMRLAWMRSERGKTYISSGALLPSRVTHVAVRRPPLFHFHAGDFVFVNVPAIAAYEWHPFTISSAPEQPDYIWLHIRGVGEWTNRLYAYFEEEQRRLNPSEELTFRKVTRSASGQSNRSRRRSSSSKKRSVDFSPLAYTNEAFTIEEETGNGFAALSPPPLTKRPSFLSPLKFLEKSRSMPDVRNGKKLGIQTLRDAARSESESAFPARALRRARALGAGRAPPALAHSFRYMRHKPAIIACPPPGAERRRSNESILSIARRRLSKSLSPDRDVESNDKPCAVETPPETIEEESALDYPVGKPLEIYLDGPYGAPSSHIFHAQHAVLIAAGIGVTPFASILQAIMYRYWRARATCPRCAHTFATELPHQGDMSLRKVDFFWINREQRSFEWFVSLLSQLEIEQAEAGGERFLEMHMYITSALQRCDMKAVGLQLALDLLHEKEKRDLITGLKTRTNAGRPNWDKVFQRLQEQRKGKVTVFYCGPPQLARVLRVKCDQFGFNFRKEVF; encoded by the exons GATCTATTGGAGAGAATATTTCGACTATTCGACGTGGAGAGACAAGACCACCTCGTGCAGGAGGACTGGATCGAGTTCTTGAAAGAAagattaat agaaGAAAAACAACTGGACTTCGTGGAGCAAGTGGAAAGTGTAGCGTACGTGCTCTGTGGGGACGGCGTGATTACACTTGACACCTTCCAGCTGATATTGAAGAACAAAGTg GTGACAAATAAACTGCTAAGAGTGATAGACATCGATGGTGACGGTTACATCACAGCTGAAGAAATTATGGAGTTTATCTCCGCAGTGTCTAGCAGCAG TCCACGAGTGGGCATCGACAAGGCGAGTGTGGATCGCTTGGAGCAGCTCTTCAAACAAACCGCAGGCGATCAGAAGGAGATCACGAGGGAACAGTTCCAGAAGATTGTTGTTTCAAAAAAT CCCTTCTTTACTGAACGTGTTTTCCAAATATTCGACGAAGACAACTCGGGGACCATTTCCCATCACGAGTTCATAGAAGCAGTTCACAGGTTCGGCAGGCAGACTCCCGAGGACAAGATACGATTCCTGTTCAAAGTTTACGATTTAGAtg GCGACGGGCTGATCCAGCACCGCGAGCTGCAGCACGTGATGCGCGCCTGCATGCACGAGAACGGCATGCAGTTCTCGGAGCAGCAGCTGCTGGAGCTGACGGGCGCCATGTGCGAGGACGCGCGCGCGCTCACGTACGAGGCGCTGCGCGACCTGCTGCGGCGCCACGGCGGCCTGCTCGAGAACCTCTCCATCAG CATAGATCGTTGGCTGGTCCCAACGAATCCAAAACCCGAGCCGATGTCTCTCTACCAAAGATTTTTGAAGATGAAGCCGTACCAGCTCTCGGTGCCGTACTTCAAAAATAACTACGTGTACGTCACGTATTTATTCCTGTTCTTTCTCGTCAACCTCGGCCTTTTCATCGCGAGGATTGTTGAATACTGGGAGTCTAATGTCTTCGTCATGTTCGCGAGAGCTTGCG GTCAGTGCCTGAATCTGACGTGCATGTGGGTGCTGGTGCTGATGCTGCGGCGCTGCATCACGGCGCTGCGCGTGCGCGGGGTGGGCTCGGCGCTGCTCGACCACCACGTGTACTTGCACAAGCTGACGGGCGTGCTCGTCGTGCTGTACGGGCTCGTGCACACCGTCATGCATCTCTGCAACTTCA GTCTAATAGTTGTGAATGACCCCGTCATCAACTCTCAGAATTACACAATATCGGAATGGATTTTCACAACCAAGCCGGGGTTGTTCGGCCTCTGCGGGGGCTACGCTAACCCTACAGGAGTCGCGTTGTGTGTGGCGCTATTTGGACTGTCTATCTCGTCTAGACCCGCTTTGAGGAAAGGGGGATGTTTTGAG GTGTTTTATTTCGCGCATTTGCTGTATATTCCTTTTTGGATCCTCCTCATAATTCACGCTCCTAACTTCTGGAAGTGGTTCATCGTGCCCGGGTTCATCTATCTCATCGAACGGATCATGAGATTGGCTTGGATGAG GTCGGAGCGCGGCAAGACGTACATCTCGTCGGGCGCGCTGCTGCCGTCGCGCGTGACGCACGTGGCCGTGCGCCGCCCCCCGCTGTTCCACTTCCACGCCGGAGACTTCGTGTTCGTCAACGTGCCCGCCATCGCCGCCTACGAGTGGCACCCCTTCACCATCAGCAGCGCGCCCGAGCAGCCCG ATTACATTTGGCTGCACATCCGAGGCGTCGGCGAGTGGACCAACCGCTTGTATGCTTATTTCGAGGAGGAGCAGCGTAGACTAAACCCCAGCGAGGAA CTCACTTTCAGAAAAGTTACTCGCAGCGCTTCGGGGCAAAGCAATCGCAGTAGAAGAAGAAGCTCCTCGAGTAAGAAGCGTTCCGTCGACTTCTCCCCTCTCGCATACACGAATGAGGCTTTCACCATTGAAGAAGAGACCGGGAATGGATTCGCTG CCTTATCGCCACCTCCTCTGACGAAACGTCCGTCGTTTCTGTCGCCGTTGAAGTTCCTGGAGAAGTCGCGTTCGATGCCAGACGTGCGCAACGGCAAGAAGCTGGGCATACAGAC GCTGCGCGACGCGGCGCGCTCGGAGTCGGAGAGCGCGTTCCCGGCGCGGGCGctgcggcgcgcgcgcgcgctcgGCGCCggccgcgcgccgcccgcgctcGCGCACAGCTTCCGCTACATGCGCCACAAGCCCGCCATCATCGCCTGCCCGCCGCCCGGCGCCGAGCGCCGCCGCTCCAACGAGAGCATCCTCAGCATCG CAAGACGTCGTTTGTCGAAGAGCCTGTCTCCGGATCGTGACGTCGAGTCGAACGATAAGCCCTGCGCTGTCGAGACACCGCCTGAAACTATCGAGGAGGAATCTGCCCTGGACTACCCAGTCGGAAAACCGCTAGAG ATATACCTGGACGGCCCGTACGGCGCGCCCTCCTCGCACATCTTCCACGCGCAGCACGCCGTGCTCATCGCGGCCGGCATCGGGGTCACGCCCTTCGCCTCCATCCTGCAGGCCATCATGTACCGCTACTGGCGAGCGCGCGCGACCTGCCCGCGCTGCGCGCACACCTTCGCCACCGAGCTGCCGCACCAGGGCGACATGAGCCTCCGGAAG GTGGACTTCTTCTGGATCAACCGCGAGCAGCGCTCGTTCGAGTGGTTCGTGTCGCTGCTGTCGCAGCTGGAGATCGAGCAGGCGGAGGCGGGCGGCGAGCGGTTCCTGGAGATGCACATGTACATCACGAGCGCGCTGCAGCGCTGCGACATGAAGGCGGTCGGCCTGCAGCTGGCGCTCGACCTGCTGCACGAGAAG GAAAAGCGTGACCTGATCACTGGCTTGAAGACCAGAACTAACGCGGGTCGTCCGAACTGGGACAAAGTATTCCAAAGGTTGCAGGAACAACGCAAGGGGAAGGTCACGGTTTTTTACTGCGGACCCCCCCAGCTGGCACGCGTGCTGAGAGTTAAATGTGATCAGTTTGGATTTAACTTTAGGAAGGAAGtgttttag